From a region of the Sebastes umbrosus isolate fSebUmb1 chromosome 10, fSebUmb1.pri, whole genome shotgun sequence genome:
- the pcgf6 gene encoding polycomb group RING finger protein 6, which translates to MYLNGLRSHEGFIMSDSDSEEEPQLPLNQFYPYIRCALCCGFFIDATTITECLHTFCKSCIVKHFFYSNRCPTCSIVVHQTQPLYNIRPDRQLQDIVYKMVPFLEEFERERMCTFYKGRGMEVPKSVVVSPSVPVVIKRQKKDTIPQSVFTLPPELDVSLLLDFVGAEEGINNYKPLERRYVRVSGEATVRHVELFIRRKMELSSTCQVDVVCGDHLLDHFQSLKDIQSSVGEEALQDGLLVLHFGLVLPSQS; encoded by the exons ATGTATCTGAACGGTCTCAGGAGTCATGAAGGATTCATCATGTCAGACAGCGACTCAGAGGAAGAG CCCCAGCTCCCCCTCAATCAATTCTACCCATACATCCGTTGTGCTCTTTGCTGCGGCTTCTTCATCGATGCCACCACCATCACAGAGTGCCTGCACACAT TTTGCAAAAGCTGCATCGTGAAGCACTTTTTCTACAGCAACAGGTGTCCCACATGCAGCATTGTAGTCCACCAGACACAACCTCTTTACAACATCAG GCCTGACAGACAACTGCAGGATATTGTTTACAAAATGGTTCCCTTCCTGGAGGAGT TTGAAAGGGAACGAATGTGTACCTTCTACAAAGGGAGAGGGATGGAGGTGCCAAAATCAG TGGTGGTGTCCCCATCCGTTCCTGTTGTGATAAAGAGGCAGAAGAAGGATACCATTCCCCAGTCTGTGTTTACACTTCCTCCTGAGCTGGATGTATCTCTGCTGCTGGACTTTGTTGG gGCTGAAGAGGGCATCAATAACTACAAG CCATTAGAGAGGCGGTACGTCCGTGTGTCGGGCGAGGCCACAGTCCGCCACGTGGAGCTGTTCATCAGGAGGAAGATGGAGCTGAGCTCTACCTGCCAG GTGGATGTGGTTTGTGGAGATCACCTCCTAGACCACTTCCAGTCTCTCAAAGACATACAGAGCTCTGTGGGCGAGGAGGCACTACAG GACGGTCTGCTGGTGCTGCACTTCGGCCTGGTCCTGCCCTCCCAGTCTTGA